The Microbacterium sp. SORGH_AS_0862 region CGTAGAGGGCGACGTGGCGTGCGGAGCCGCGGATGAGGGCCGCATACGCGACGCTGGAGCCGACGCTGCCAGCGCCGACGACGGTGAGCTTCGAGTTCTCGATCGCAGACATGACCCCAGTCTGGCAGGCCCGGCGGTCGGCGCGCGCGGGCGTGTTCGCCGGGAGAAAACCCGGCGCGTCGAGGTGGCGGCCTCATCCGGTTCTGATCCCGTTCCGATGAGTTCACCCGCATCCGCCCTCGGGGTACCGCGGTGGTCATACCCTGATCGGCGGAGGGCGGATGCGGCATCCGTCCGGACGGGACGGGCCCATGGAATTCGGTATCCACATCGCGGACTTCACCTGGAAGAGCGGCCCCGCCCAGCTGGGCCCCGCGCTCGCCGCACACGTGCGCAACGCGGAGGCCGCCGGCATCCAGCGCATCACCGTCATGGACCACTTCTGGCAGCTGCCGGGCATCGGTCCGGTCGAGCACGAGATGCTCGAGGCGTACGCCACCCTCGGCTTCATCGCCGCGCATACCGAGAAGGCGCTGCTGCACACGCTCGTCACGGGCGTGATCTACCGGCATCCGTCGCTGCTGGCCAAGCAGATCACCACGCTGAACGTCCTCTCGGGCGGCCGGGTCGGGCTCGGCATCGGGGCCGCGTGGAACGAGGAGGAGTGCAAGGGACTCGGTTTCCCGTTCCCGCCCGTCGCGCAGCGTTTCCGCGAACTCGAGGAGACGCTCCAGATCTGCTTGCAGATGTGGTCCGATTCCGAGGAGCCGTACGAGGGTGCGATCTGGCAGCTCGAGCGCACGCTCAACTCGCCGCAGAACGTGACCAAGCCGTACCTCATGATCGGCGGCGGGGGAGAGAAGAAGACCCTCAAGCTCGTCGCTCAGTACGCCGACGCGTGCAACCTGTCGGCGATGGCGGAGGTGCCCACGCACAAGCTCGACGTGCTGCGCGCGCACTGCGACGACGTCGGCCGCGACTACGACGAGATCGAGAAGACCGCGATGATCGCGATCAACCCGACCTCGACGCCGGACGAGGTCGCGACGCGCGTCGATGCGCTCTCGGATGCGGGTTTCGCCGCGACCTATGTCTTCG contains the following coding sequences:
- a CDS encoding LLM class F420-dependent oxidoreductase — its product is MEFGIHIADFTWKSGPAQLGPALAAHVRNAEAAGIQRITVMDHFWQLPGIGPVEHEMLEAYATLGFIAAHTEKALLHTLVTGVIYRHPSLLAKQITTLNVLSGGRVGLGIGAAWNEEECKGLGFPFPPVAQRFRELEETLQICLQMWSDSEEPYEGAIWQLERTLNSPQNVTKPYLMIGGGGEKKTLKLVAQYADACNLSAMAEVPTHKLDVLRAHCDDVGRDYDEIEKTAMIAINPTSTPDEVATRVDALSDAGFAATYVFAAGIDEPARAVELIAGVAALAR